The proteins below are encoded in one region of Reichenbachiella sp. 5M10:
- a CDS encoding YdcF family protein: MMNLWEPPPVTYTSIDQAYDWAIVLAGITEPNRPPYDRVQFNKGADRIVHAIQLYHLGKVKKILISGGSGTLTFEGVKESHALADFARMCGVDSSAIYIEDQSRNTHENASFSATLLPPNETSILFTSAFHMRRAKACFEKTGLYPDAFPTDYYGGQIRATPDALLIPSVYSLQLWSILIKEWMGLTAYRLAGYI, from the coding sequence ATGATGAACCTTTGGGAACCTCCGCCTGTGACCTATACCAGCATAGACCAAGCCTACGATTGGGCCATCGTTCTCGCAGGCATCACAGAGCCCAATCGGCCACCCTATGACCGAGTACAGTTCAACAAGGGAGCAGACCGCATCGTACACGCCATACAACTCTACCATCTTGGTAAGGTCAAGAAAATATTGATATCGGGAGGCTCAGGAACGCTGACCTTTGAGGGCGTCAAAGAAAGCCATGCATTGGCAGACTTTGCTCGAATGTGCGGTGTAGACTCCTCAGCAATCTATATAGAGGACCAGTCCCGCAACACGCACGAAAACGCCAGTTTCTCTGCTACACTCCTCCCCCCCAATGAAACGAGCATTCTCTTCACCTCAGCATTTCATATGCGACGAGCAAAAGCATGCTTTGAAAAAACAGGCCTCTATCCAGACGCCTTCCCTACTGACTACTATGGTGGACAAATCCGGGCCACACCAGACGCCCTACTGATCCCTTCCGTCTACAGCTTGCAACTGTGGTCCATACTCATCAAAGAATGGATGGGACTCACAGCTTATCGCCTAGCAGGCTACATCTAA